In one Hymenobacter sp. DG25B genomic region, the following are encoded:
- a CDS encoding DUF2911 domain-containing protein codes for MKTPSALLTGFALAGALLLSAPAAQAQLNTPAASPKSTVTQRVGLTEVTITYYRPSVKGRVIFGDSTSKAVVGYGKRWRTGANSTTAIKFSDDVTVEGKKVPAGEYGIYTIPGKTEWTVVLNKSLKQGADVAGFKAADDVASFKVKPYKLGQKVETFTINFADLTPATANVDMQWEMTGAKFKVMADVDSKVMAQIDEKVIKNASPSANDLAAAAAYYYDNNKDPKEALAWIQKANATEPKFWNVLTEAKIRMKMKDYKGAVTAAEQSKKLAQEAKNADYVKMNDALILEAKKAGKL; via the coding sequence TTGAAAACACCCTCTGCTTTGCTGACCGGTTTTGCGCTGGCCGGCGCACTGCTTCTCTCGGCTCCTGCTGCCCAGGCACAGCTAAACACCCCGGCTGCCAGCCCCAAAAGCACCGTTACGCAGCGCGTAGGCCTCACGGAAGTAACCATTACTTATTACCGCCCCAGCGTGAAAGGCCGCGTGATTTTCGGCGACTCCACCAGCAAGGCGGTGGTAGGCTACGGCAAGCGCTGGCGCACCGGCGCCAACTCTACTACGGCCATCAAGTTTTCTGATGATGTGACCGTGGAGGGCAAAAAAGTACCCGCCGGCGAGTATGGCATCTACACCATTCCCGGCAAAACGGAGTGGACGGTAGTGCTCAACAAAAGCCTGAAGCAGGGTGCCGACGTGGCCGGCTTTAAGGCCGCCGATGATGTAGCTTCCTTTAAAGTGAAGCCCTACAAGCTGGGCCAGAAGGTAGAAACCTTCACCATCAACTTTGCTGACCTTACTCCCGCTACCGCCAACGTGGATATGCAGTGGGAAATGACCGGCGCCAAGTTTAAGGTGATGGCCGATGTGGACAGCAAGGTAATGGCGCAGATTGACGAGAAGGTCATCAAAAATGCCTCGCCAAGCGCCAACGACCTGGCTGCCGCCGCTGCTTACTACTACGATAACAACAAAGACCCCAAGGAGGCCCTGGCCTGGATTCAGAAAGCCAACGCCACGGAGCCCAAGTTCTGGAACGTGCTGACGGAAGCCAAAATCCGCATGAAAATGAAGGATTACAAAGGCGCCGTAACGGCCGCCGAGCAGTCGAAGAAGCTGGCGCAGGAAGCTAAAAACGCCGACTACGTGAAGATGAACGACGCCCTGATTCTGGAAGCCAAGAAAGCCGGCAAGCTGTAA
- a CDS encoding 2-hydroxyacid dehydrogenase, whose amino-acid sequence MQITVFSAHAFEQPYLLEAAQGQHALHFVTDALGPATVEQAQGSTAVALFTSDDASGPILERLQALGVRYVAVRAVGHDQVDLAAATRLGLRVANVPEYSPYAVAEHALALMLGLNRQLCRAHAQLQRGDFRLDNLVGFDLHGKTVGILGCGRIGAVMASILHGFGCHLLGADVVENPELCQRFGLAYVTREELYAQADIITVHAPLTPQTHHLLDAAALAQMKPGVMLINTGRGGVLDTKAALEALKTGQLGYLGLDVYEFEKGLFFNDRSQQPLPQTDPLLAELVSLPNVLVTGHQAFLTHEALTNIAATTFLNINCWEQKQTCVNELRPG is encoded by the coding sequence ATGCAAATCACGGTATTTAGTGCCCACGCCTTTGAACAGCCTTACCTCCTGGAAGCCGCCCAGGGGCAGCATGCGCTGCATTTTGTAACCGATGCGCTGGGCCCTGCTACCGTGGAGCAGGCCCAGGGCAGCACGGCCGTAGCCCTTTTCACCAGCGACGATGCCTCGGGCCCCATTCTGGAGCGGCTGCAGGCCCTGGGCGTGCGCTACGTAGCCGTGCGCGCCGTGGGCCACGACCAGGTAGACCTGGCCGCTGCCACCCGCCTGGGTCTGCGCGTGGCCAACGTGCCCGAATACTCGCCCTACGCCGTGGCCGAGCACGCCCTGGCCCTCATGCTGGGCCTGAACCGCCAGCTGTGCCGCGCCCACGCGCAACTGCAGCGTGGCGACTTCCGCCTGGATAACCTGGTGGGCTTTGATCTGCACGGCAAAACGGTGGGCATTCTGGGCTGTGGGCGCATTGGGGCCGTTATGGCCAGCATTCTGCACGGGTTTGGCTGCCACCTGCTGGGCGCCGATGTGGTGGAAAACCCGGAGCTGTGCCAGCGCTTTGGCCTGGCCTATGTTACGCGGGAGGAGCTGTATGCCCAGGCGGATATTATAACGGTGCATGCACCGCTAACGCCCCAAACGCACCACCTCCTGGATGCCGCTGCCCTGGCGCAAATGAAGCCCGGCGTTATGCTGATTAATACCGGCCGGGGAGGGGTGCTGGATACCAAAGCGGCGCTGGAAGCGCTGAAAACCGGGCAGCTGGGCTATCTGGGTCTGGATGTTTATGAGTTTGAAAAGGGCCTGTTTTTCAATGACCGTTCTCAGCAGCCGCTGCCGCAAACCGACCCGCTGCTGGCCGAGCTGGTTAGCCTGCCTAATGTGCTGGTAACCGGCCACCAGGCCTTTCTCACCCACGAGGCCCTCACCAACATAGCCGCTACCACCTTCTTAAACATCAACTGCTGGGAGCAAAAACAAACGTGCGTGAATGAGCTGCGCCCCGGCTAG
- the ppsA gene encoding phosphoenolpyruvate synthase: MDATYTIPFRELSSSAVGVVGGKNASLGELFNQLMPKGINVPDGFATTATAYWLLLDENGIREKLAALLETVDTKEFSNLHEVGTAARALVQNATIPEPVKAAITAAYQQLSTDTPTGAQVAVRSSATAEDLPSASFAGQHDSFLNMEGIEAVLDACRRCYVSLFNDRAIKYRIQNGFPHMQVALSVGVQRMVRSDLASAGVAFTIEPETGFEPMIYLTGSWGLGENVVQGAVNPDEFYLFKTSMRAGHQSLVSKKLGDKARTMRYAAAHTGPGPTIENVPTPPEQQAQFVLTDAEAEQLGRWCLLIEEHYGLPMDVEWAKDGQSSKLYIVQARPETVHHGHQELQLHEYHLQERGPVLATGKAVGSQIASGIARILNSPAEGHRLQPGDILVADITNPDWNTVMRKASVLVTNQGGRTSHAAIVARELGLSAVVGTGNATQQIQDGQQITVSCAEGDAGYIFAGKLPWQETTIDLSSIRLPRTKPMFILADPDQAMRLSRYPNQGVGLMRMEFAISSNIRIHPMALVKFDELKDEAARQEIEQLTRYYPSKAEYFVEKLSQAIALVAAAFFPKDVIVRMSDFKTNEYANLLGGRQFEPEEENPMLGFRGASRYYHPAYREGFRLECQALKRVRDTLGLTNVKAMIPFCRTVEEGQKVVDIMREFGLARGENGLEIYVMAEIPSNVLLAEQFAAVFDGFSIGSNDLTQLTLGIDRDSAIVSALFDENNPAVKLLLHQVIQAAHRCGVKIGLCGQAPSDYPQFAQFLVEQGIDSISFTPDALLQGIHNMVRAEAGRRAAPVTSG, encoded by the coding sequence ATGGATGCGACTTACACTATTCCCTTTCGTGAACTATCCAGCAGCGCGGTAGGCGTAGTTGGCGGCAAGAATGCCTCCCTGGGCGAGCTGTTTAATCAGCTGATGCCGAAAGGCATTAACGTTCCCGATGGGTTTGCCACCACGGCCACTGCCTATTGGTTGTTACTGGATGAAAACGGTATTCGGGAAAAGCTAGCCGCGTTGCTCGAAACCGTGGATACTAAGGAATTCAGCAACCTGCATGAGGTAGGAACAGCGGCTCGGGCGCTGGTGCAGAATGCCACCATACCGGAACCAGTTAAGGCTGCCATTACCGCCGCTTACCAACAGCTCAGCACCGATACGCCGACGGGCGCGCAGGTAGCCGTGCGCAGCAGCGCCACCGCCGAAGACCTGCCTTCCGCCAGCTTTGCCGGCCAGCATGATTCGTTTTTGAATATGGAAGGCATCGAGGCGGTGCTGGACGCCTGCCGCCGCTGCTACGTCTCGCTGTTTAACGACCGGGCCATCAAATACCGCATTCAGAATGGCTTTCCGCACATGCAGGTGGCTTTATCGGTGGGGGTGCAACGCATGGTGCGCTCCGATCTGGCCTCGGCGGGCGTGGCGTTTACCATTGAGCCGGAAACCGGTTTCGAGCCCATGATTTACCTGACGGGCAGCTGGGGGCTGGGCGAAAACGTGGTGCAGGGCGCCGTGAATCCCGATGAGTTTTACCTGTTCAAGACCTCCATGCGGGCCGGGCATCAGTCATTAGTCAGCAAGAAGCTGGGCGACAAAGCCCGCACCATGCGCTACGCCGCCGCGCACACCGGCCCCGGCCCTACCATTGAAAACGTGCCCACGCCCCCGGAGCAGCAGGCGCAGTTTGTACTAACCGATGCCGAAGCCGAGCAGCTGGGCCGGTGGTGCCTGCTGATTGAGGAGCACTACGGCCTGCCCATGGACGTGGAATGGGCCAAAGACGGCCAAAGCAGTAAGCTCTACATTGTGCAGGCCCGCCCCGAAACCGTGCACCACGGCCACCAGGAACTGCAGCTGCACGAATACCACCTGCAGGAGCGCGGCCCGGTGCTGGCCACGGGCAAAGCCGTTGGCAGCCAGATTGCCTCCGGCATTGCGCGCATCCTCAACTCCCCCGCCGAAGGCCACCGCCTGCAGCCCGGTGACATTCTGGTGGCCGACATCACCAACCCCGACTGGAACACCGTGATGCGTAAAGCCTCAGTATTGGTCACCAACCAGGGCGGGCGCACCAGCCACGCGGCCATTGTGGCCCGGGAGCTGGGCCTTTCGGCCGTGGTGGGCACCGGCAACGCCACCCAGCAAATTCAGGATGGGCAGCAAATCACGGTTTCCTGCGCCGAGGGCGACGCCGGTTACATCTTTGCCGGTAAGCTACCCTGGCAGGAAACCACCATCGACCTGAGCTCCATCCGGCTGCCGCGCACCAAACCCATGTTTATTCTGGCCGACCCCGACCAGGCCATGCGGCTCTCGCGCTACCCCAACCAAGGCGTGGGGCTGATGCGCATGGAATTCGCCATCAGCAGCAACATCCGCATTCATCCCATGGCCTTGGTCAAGTTTGATGAGCTGAAAGACGAAGCCGCCCGCCAGGAGATTGAACAGCTCACGCGCTACTACCCTTCCAAAGCGGAGTACTTTGTGGAGAAGTTGTCGCAGGCTATTGCGCTGGTGGCCGCCGCGTTTTTTCCCAAGGATGTGATTGTGCGCATGAGCGACTTCAAGACCAACGAATACGCCAACCTGCTGGGCGGGCGCCAGTTTGAGCCGGAAGAGGAAAACCCCATGCTGGGCTTCCGGGGTGCCTCGCGCTACTACCACCCCGCCTACCGCGAGGGCTTCCGGCTGGAATGCCAGGCCCTGAAACGGGTGCGCGACACGCTGGGCCTTACCAACGTGAAGGCCATGATTCCCTTCTGCCGCACCGTGGAGGAAGGCCAGAAAGTGGTGGATATTATGCGGGAGTTTGGCCTGGCGCGCGGAGAAAACGGGCTGGAAATCTACGTAATGGCCGAAATTCCCAGTAACGTGCTGCTGGCTGAGCAGTTTGCCGCCGTGTTTGATGGGTTTTCCATCGGCTCCAACGACCTCACCCAGCTTACCCTGGGCATCGACCGGGACTCAGCTATTGTAAGTGCGCTATTTGATGAAAACAACCCGGCCGTGAAGCTGCTATTGCACCAGGTAATTCAGGCGGCGCACCGCTGCGGCGTGAAAATTGGCCTGTGCGGCCAGGCCCCCAGCGACTACCCGCAGTTTGCCCAGTTTCTGGTGGAGCAGGGCATCGACAGCATTTCCTTCACCCCCGATGCGCTGCTACAAGGCATTCATAACATGGTGCGCGCCGAAGCCGGCCGCCGGGCGGCGCCTGTTACATCCGGCTAA
- a CDS encoding ABC transporter ATP-binding protein: protein MARSGMNTSGTTLDPDVPKKKLTKENLRKALRIFRYVLPYRTKFIVGMVLLALSSATVMCFPWVIGKLTDTANGKPFILPNGSAISINQIALGLFVIIVFQGLFSFGRIWFFTQVSEFTVRDIRQALYAKFVSLPIPYFEKNRVGAITSRITSDVSQIQDSFSLTLAELFRQIMTLVVGIVFIMMVSVKLSMFMLLTFPPIVLLAMVFGRKIRVLAKATQDELAKTNVIVEETLQGINTVKAFTNEQFETRRYSASLTNTVRAALKSNLYRGGFVSFVIIGLFGGIILVLWRAASLVAAGQMTIGDLTSFALYTIFIGASVGGLGELYGKVQSTLGASERILEILDEPSEPTHRARVAGTAPLQVRGDIDYRHVAFSYPTRPDLAVLKDITFDIQAGEKIALVGPSGAGKSTIVQLLMQFYELSGGKILIDGHDIRQFDLTELRSHIGIVPQETLLFGGSIRENIAYGKTDATDEEIITAARKANAWQFISTFPEGLDTLVGERGVKLSGGQRQRVAIARAILKNPAILILDEATSALDSESEKLVQSAMDELMQNRTSIIIAHRLSTIRKVDKILVIDGGRIVEQGTHEELAHNENGLYANLLKLQFELS from the coding sequence ATGGCCCGAAGTGGAATGAATACCAGCGGCACAACCCTTGACCCGGATGTACCCAAGAAGAAGTTAACCAAAGAAAATCTGCGGAAGGCCCTGCGGATTTTCCGCTATGTACTGCCGTACCGGACCAAATTCATTGTGGGCATGGTGCTGCTGGCCTTGTCCAGCGCCACCGTGATGTGCTTTCCCTGGGTGATTGGCAAGCTCACGGACACTGCCAACGGCAAGCCTTTTATCCTGCCCAATGGCAGCGCCATTTCTATCAATCAGATTGCGCTGGGCCTGTTTGTCATCATTGTCTTCCAGGGGCTGTTTTCGTTCGGGCGCATCTGGTTTTTCACGCAGGTGAGTGAGTTTACGGTGCGGGATATCCGGCAGGCGCTCTACGCCAAATTTGTGAGCCTGCCCATTCCGTACTTCGAGAAAAACCGGGTGGGCGCCATCACCTCACGCATCACTTCCGATGTCAGCCAGATTCAGGATTCCTTTTCCTTGACGCTGGCCGAGCTGTTCCGGCAGATTATGACCTTGGTGGTAGGCATTGTGTTTATCATGATGGTGTCGGTGAAGCTGTCGATGTTTATGCTGCTCACCTTCCCGCCTATTGTGCTGCTGGCTATGGTGTTTGGGCGTAAAATCCGCGTTTTGGCTAAAGCCACGCAGGACGAGCTGGCCAAGACCAACGTCATCGTGGAGGAAACGCTGCAGGGCATTAATACGGTGAAGGCTTTCACCAACGAGCAGTTTGAAACCCGCCGCTATTCTGCCTCGCTCACCAACACGGTGCGGGCCGCGCTGAAAAGCAACCTCTACCGTGGTGGCTTTGTGTCGTTTGTGATTATCGGCCTGTTTGGCGGCATTATTCTGGTGCTGTGGCGTGCGGCCTCGCTGGTAGCCGCCGGCCAAATGACCATCGGCGACCTGACTTCCTTTGCGCTGTACACCATCTTTATCGGGGCATCCGTAGGTGGCCTCGGCGAGCTGTACGGCAAAGTGCAAAGCACGCTGGGCGCCTCCGAGCGGATTCTGGAAATCCTAGACGAGCCCTCCGAACCCACGCACCGCGCCCGCGTGGCCGGTACCGCTCCGCTCCAAGTGCGCGGCGACATTGACTACCGCCACGTGGCCTTCAGCTACCCTACCCGCCCCGATCTGGCGGTGCTCAAAGACATTACCTTCGATATTCAGGCCGGCGAGAAAATTGCGCTGGTAGGCCCCAGTGGCGCCGGCAAAAGCACCATTGTACAGCTACTGATGCAGTTCTACGAGCTCAGCGGCGGCAAAATCCTCATCGACGGCCACGACATCCGCCAGTTCGACCTCACCGAGCTGCGCAGCCACATCGGCATTGTGCCCCAGGAAACGCTGCTGTTCGGCGGCAGCATCCGGGAGAACATTGCCTATGGCAAAACCGACGCCACGGATGAGGAGATTATCACGGCCGCCCGCAAGGCCAACGCCTGGCAGTTTATCTCCACCTTCCCCGAGGGGCTGGATACGCTGGTAGGCGAGCGGGGCGTGAAGCTCTCCGGCGGCCAGCGCCAGCGCGTGGCCATTGCCCGCGCCATCCTGAAAAACCCCGCCATCCTGATTCTGGACGAAGCCACTTCCGCCCTCGACTCCGAGAGCGAAAAGCTGGTGCAAAGTGCCATGGACGAGCTGATGCAAAACCGCACCAGCATCATCATTGCCCACCGCCTCAGCACCATCCGCAAAGTGGATAAGATTCTGGTGATTGACGGCGGCCGCATTGTGGAGCAAGGCACGCATGAAGAGCTGGCCCATAATGAGAATGGATTGTATGCGAATCTGCTGAAACTGCAGTTTGAGTTGAGTTAA
- a CDS encoding energy transducer TonB, whose protein sequence is MKHLLLSLLLVGLAASAQAQTQPAPAPKQPTVLRPGHMQAQRTPATNRPDVPPQFPGGAEALGEFFALNVQYPEAARVKQITGSVLTAFTVEADGRLSNATVVKGLSPECDAEALRVLALLPPWKPATRKGVALPVQVQLPVPFANSQIVEIEKSKTKVKFE, encoded by the coding sequence GTGAAACACCTGCTCCTTTCTTTGCTATTGGTAGGCCTGGCTGCCTCCGCTCAGGCCCAAACCCAGCCGGCTCCCGCCCCTAAGCAGCCCACCGTACTCCGGCCCGGCCACATGCAGGCGCAGCGCACCCCCGCCACTAACCGGCCCGATGTACCACCCCAGTTCCCGGGTGGTGCGGAGGCCTTAGGAGAATTTTTTGCGCTGAATGTACAGTATCCGGAGGCCGCGCGCGTCAAGCAGATTACGGGCAGCGTGCTTACCGCTTTCACGGTAGAGGCTGATGGCCGCCTGAGCAATGCTACGGTGGTCAAAGGCCTTTCGCCGGAGTGCGACGCCGAGGCCCTGCGCGTGCTGGCTTTGTTGCCGCCCTGGAAGCCCGCCACCCGCAAGGGCGTGGCGCTGCCGGTGCAGGTGCAGCTACCAGTGCCGTTTGCCAATAGCCAGATTGTAGAAATCGAAAAATCGAAGACGAAAGTAAAGTTTGAATAA
- a CDS encoding sodium:solute symporter: protein MSPTLILSLIAGYFTVLIIIAVLTSRKATSESFFIANRNAPWYMVAFAMIGTSLSGVTFISVPGMVQSQSWSYMAVVFGYLVGYLVIGLVLMPLYYRLQLVSIYTYLEQRFGFWSYKTGALFFLISRAIGSAFRLYLVAGVLQLAVFDKMGVPFYVTVIVSILLIYLYTFKGGLKTILWTDTFQTLAMLTCVGVSIYLISSELNLGLKELVKTVKDSSMSQIYFSHLKDDKFFWKQFASGAFITIVMTGLDQDLMQKNLSCRSLADAQKNMFWFTLVLVFVNVLFLTLGVLLYQFAAVKGIQLPTNAEGKIIGDNVFPLLATNHFSLFAGIIFILGIIAVTYASADSALTALTTSFCVDFLNIKQYPENRQKNLRQLTHLGFSVVLMVIILIFQALNDQSLITAVFKAAGYTYGPLLGLFSFGILTRLQLRDRMVLPVCVAAPIITYIINVNSEAWLGGYKFGFEILLLNGALTFLGLLAISRTAQVHELNPAHA from the coding sequence ATGTCTCCCACCCTGATTCTGAGCCTGATTGCGGGCTACTTCACTGTTCTCATCATCATTGCGGTGCTCACCTCCCGCAAAGCCACCAGCGAGTCGTTTTTCATTGCCAACCGCAACGCGCCGTGGTACATGGTGGCCTTTGCCATGATTGGCACCTCGCTGTCGGGCGTCACCTTTATTTCGGTGCCGGGCATGGTGCAGTCGCAGTCCTGGAGCTACATGGCAGTGGTGTTTGGGTATCTGGTAGGGTATCTGGTGATTGGGCTGGTGCTAATGCCACTGTATTACCGCCTGCAGCTGGTGTCTATCTACACTTATCTGGAGCAGCGGTTTGGCTTCTGGAGCTACAAAACCGGGGCGCTGTTTTTCCTGATTTCCCGGGCCATTGGCTCGGCGTTCCGCCTGTACCTGGTGGCGGGCGTGCTGCAGCTGGCCGTGTTCGATAAAATGGGCGTGCCGTTCTACGTCACGGTGATTGTGAGCATTCTGCTGATTTACCTCTACACCTTTAAGGGCGGCCTTAAAACCATTCTCTGGACCGATACTTTCCAGACGCTGGCCATGCTCACCTGCGTGGGCGTGAGCATCTACCTGATTTCCTCGGAGTTGAACCTGGGCCTGAAAGAGCTGGTGAAGACGGTGAAGGACAGCTCCATGTCGCAGATCTACTTCAGCCACCTGAAAGACGACAAGTTCTTCTGGAAGCAGTTTGCCTCGGGCGCCTTCATCACCATTGTAATGACGGGCCTGGACCAGGACCTGATGCAGAAAAACCTGAGCTGCCGCTCCCTGGCCGATGCCCAGAAAAACATGTTCTGGTTTACGCTGGTGCTGGTCTTCGTGAATGTGCTGTTCCTCACGCTGGGCGTGCTGCTGTACCAGTTTGCTGCCGTGAAGGGCATTCAGCTGCCTACCAACGCCGAGGGTAAAATCATTGGCGACAACGTATTTCCGCTGCTGGCCACCAACCATTTCTCCCTGTTTGCGGGCATTATCTTCATCCTCGGCATCATTGCCGTTACCTACGCCTCCGCCGACTCGGCCCTTACGGCCCTCACCACCTCCTTCTGCGTCGATTTCCTCAACATTAAGCAGTACCCCGAAAACCGGCAGAAAAACCTGCGCCAGCTCACCCACCTCGGATTTTCCGTGGTGCTGATGGTCATTATCCTCATTTTCCAGGCCCTGAACGACCAGAGCCTGATTACGGCCGTGTTTAAGGCGGCGGGCTACACCTACGGGCCGCTGCTGGGGCTGTTCTCCTTCGGCATCCTTACCCGCCTGCAGCTGCGCGACCGGATGGTGCTGCCCGTGTGCGTGGCTGCGCCCATCATCACCTACATCATCAACGTTAACTCAGAGGCCTGGCTGGGCGGCTATAAATTCGGGTTTGAAATCCTGCTGCTGAACGGCGCCCTTACCTTCCTGGGGTTGCTGGCCATTTCCCGCACGGCGCAGGTGCATGAATTGAACCCGGCTCACGCCTGA
- a CDS encoding T9SS type A sorting domain-containing protein: MIKHFYTLLLALLPATVFAQSTFTRPDRSFLHPESAEKAIAQTAKARPTATKRVARIRTVYNWNTSTGKWSETGTKYTTTYNSAGRPENTLALDSATSKPVSQTQLTFNTAGYVTSYLLETWNGSNWQNSLRYTASYNDNNLETDFLQQVWENGAWVNDYQDKITYDSYGNVTEEIYYDRTLAVNANWLPTHHARYTYTYTSAGVISEKVVEAASNNDPLTLNGRYLYTFPSTTSKFFSSYLYQRWENGTYVDNLKCDGIQRDSKNRITQQVFSFLNNGVWEITLRTLTTYSGDYGSEIVDQALNGNVWVDMSRMVSSYDSYNNHLGTTFADWKNNIWATTAGTSYQLSYTDNAEIKSRIYKLFNVAANQFVNKTKTYYKDFAAVILAAKNTQQLNKLLQLAPNPASDQIIFKLAGLPMHELLTVEVFNSLGQSIQSFRLSPQKANQGHILDVSNLKAGVYSLRLLTSEGPITQRFVRE; encoded by the coding sequence ATGATCAAACACTTTTACACTCTTTTACTGGCGTTGCTGCCGGCCACAGTATTCGCACAGTCAACGTTTACGCGCCCGGATCGGAGTTTTCTGCATCCTGAGTCAGCTGAAAAAGCAATTGCTCAAACTGCCAAGGCCCGTCCCACGGCTACCAAGCGTGTAGCCCGCATCCGTACGGTATATAATTGGAATACTTCTACCGGGAAGTGGTCTGAAACAGGTACGAAATACACGACAACCTATAATAGCGCCGGTCGGCCTGAGAATACCTTAGCCCTCGACTCGGCTACCAGTAAACCAGTTTCCCAGACACAATTAACCTTTAATACAGCTGGGTATGTGACGAGTTACCTGCTGGAAACCTGGAATGGAAGCAATTGGCAAAATTCCCTGCGCTATACCGCTAGCTATAATGATAATAACCTTGAAACCGATTTTCTGCAACAAGTATGGGAGAATGGTGCTTGGGTCAATGACTATCAAGACAAAATTACCTACGATTCTTACGGCAACGTCACGGAGGAAATATATTATGACAGAACTCTAGCGGTAAATGCTAATTGGCTGCCAACGCATCACGCCAGGTATACCTACACCTATACTAGCGCCGGTGTAATAAGTGAGAAAGTAGTAGAGGCGGCATCAAACAATGACCCTCTGACACTAAATGGCCGTTACTTGTACACCTTTCCCAGCACTACTTCGAAGTTCTTCTCTAGTTATCTTTATCAGCGTTGGGAAAACGGTACCTATGTTGATAATCTAAAATGTGATGGTATCCAGCGAGATTCAAAAAACCGGATTACACAACAAGTATTCTCCTTTTTGAATAATGGAGTTTGGGAAATTACTTTACGCACGCTCACTACGTATTCCGGGGACTACGGAAGTGAAATTGTCGATCAAGCGCTTAATGGCAATGTCTGGGTAGATATGAGTCGTATGGTTTCTAGCTATGACAGCTACAATAACCATTTAGGAACCACTTTTGCAGATTGGAAAAACAATATATGGGCTACTACAGCGGGCACTAGCTATCAACTCAGCTACACCGATAATGCAGAAATAAAATCCCGTATTTACAAACTGTTTAATGTGGCGGCAAACCAGTTCGTCAATAAAACTAAAACTTATTATAAGGACTTCGCAGCCGTGATTTTGGCTGCCAAGAACACACAGCAGCTTAATAAACTGTTGCAATTGGCTCCTAATCCGGCATCAGACCAGATAATTTTCAAGCTAGCCGGCCTGCCCATGCACGAGCTACTTACAGTTGAGGTGTTTAACAGTCTGGGCCAATCGATACAGAGCTTCCGCCTATCGCCCCAGAAAGCAAATCAAGGCCATATACTGGATGTAAGTAACCTGAAGGCCGGCGTATACAGCCTGCGGCTGCTAACTTCGGAAGGTCCCATTACCCAGCGCTTTGTACGGGAGTAA